Proteins from a single region of Streptomyces sp. TN58:
- the moaC gene encoding cyclic pyranopterin monophosphate synthase MoaC, with the protein MSTESRLTHIDEAGAARMVDVSAKDVTTRTARASGRVLVSPRVIELLRGEGVPKGDALATARIAGIMGAKKTPDLIPLCHPLAVSGVKVDLSVADDAVEILATVKTTDRTGVEMEALTAVAVAGLTVIDMVKAVDKGAVITDVRVEEKTGGKSGDWTRS; encoded by the coding sequence ATGAGTACCGAGAGCAGGCTCACCCACATCGACGAGGCCGGTGCGGCCCGGATGGTCGACGTCTCCGCGAAGGACGTCACCACCCGGACGGCGCGCGCCAGTGGACGCGTACTCGTCTCCCCCCGGGTGATCGAGCTGCTGCGCGGCGAGGGCGTGCCCAAGGGCGATGCCCTCGCCACCGCGCGCATCGCCGGGATCATGGGGGCGAAGAAGACCCCCGACCTGATCCCGCTGTGCCACCCGCTGGCCGTCTCGGGCGTGAAGGTCGACCTGTCGGTCGCCGACGACGCCGTGGAGATCCTCGCCACCGTGAAGACGACCGACCGCACGGGCGTCGAGATGGAGGCGCTGACCGCCGTCGCCGTCGCCGGACTCACCGTGATCGACATGGTGAAGGCGGTCGACAAGGGCGCCGTCATCACCGACGTCCGGGTGGAGGAGAAGACCGGCGGCAAGTCCGGCGACTGGACCCGCTCGTGA
- the glp gene encoding gephyrin-like molybdotransferase Glp: MSSSAPQHPGPADGHRLWSVDEHLADVLGAVRPLEPIELQLLDAQGCVLVEDVTVPVALPPFDNSSMDGYAVRTADVQGASEEFPAVLTVIGDVAAGSGELPTVGPGEAARIMTGAPLPPGAEAVVPVEWTDGGTGGGAASGMTPASAAPERAGGEVRVHRAAEARAHVRARGSDVQAGDLALAAGTVLGPPQIALLAAIGRGTVRVRPRPRVVVLSTGSELVQPGEPLTAGAIYDSNSFALAAAARDAGAIAYRVGAVADDADTLRSTIEDQLIRADLLVTTGGVSVGAYDVVKEALSSVGTSGTSTASGTSTASGPGDGDADVDVDATRIDFRKLAMQPGKPQGFGTIGPDHTPLLALPGNPVSSYVSFELFVRPAIRALMGLPESEVRRPSVRAVLKADTALRSPAGRRQFLRGAYDPETGTVSPVGGSGSHLIAALAHADSLMVVPEDVTSVEPGSELEVVLLG, from the coding sequence TTGAGCAGTTCCGCACCGCAGCATCCGGGACCGGCGGACGGCCACCGTCTGTGGTCCGTGGACGAGCACCTCGCGGACGTCCTCGGGGCCGTCCGGCCGCTGGAACCGATCGAGCTCCAGCTGCTGGACGCCCAGGGCTGTGTCCTGGTCGAAGACGTCACCGTGCCCGTCGCCCTCCCGCCCTTCGACAACAGCTCCATGGACGGCTACGCCGTCCGAACGGCCGACGTCCAGGGCGCGAGCGAGGAGTTCCCCGCGGTGCTGACTGTCATCGGGGACGTCGCGGCGGGCAGCGGTGAACTGCCCACCGTCGGCCCCGGCGAGGCCGCCCGGATCATGACCGGCGCCCCGCTGCCGCCCGGTGCGGAAGCCGTCGTACCGGTGGAGTGGACCGACGGCGGCACCGGAGGCGGCGCCGCCTCCGGGATGACCCCGGCCAGCGCCGCACCCGAGCGGGCGGGCGGCGAGGTACGGGTGCACCGCGCGGCCGAGGCGAGGGCGCACGTCCGCGCGCGCGGCAGTGACGTCCAGGCGGGAGACCTCGCACTGGCGGCCGGCACGGTCCTCGGCCCGCCCCAGATCGCCCTGCTCGCCGCCATCGGGCGCGGCACCGTCCGGGTGCGGCCGCGCCCGCGCGTGGTGGTCCTGTCCACCGGCAGCGAGCTGGTCCAGCCCGGCGAGCCGCTCACCGCCGGGGCGATCTACGACTCCAACAGCTTCGCGCTGGCGGCGGCCGCCCGGGACGCCGGCGCCATCGCCTACCGGGTGGGCGCCGTCGCCGACGACGCCGACACCCTGCGCTCCACCATCGAGGACCAGCTGATCCGGGCCGACCTGCTCGTGACCACGGGCGGCGTCAGCGTCGGCGCCTACGACGTGGTCAAGGAGGCGCTCTCCTCGGTCGGCACGTCCGGCACATCCACCGCGTCCGGTACGTCCACCGCGTCCGGTCCGGGTGACGGCGACGCGGACGTCGACGTGGACGCGACCCGCATCGACTTCCGCAAGCTCGCCATGCAGCCCGGCAAGCCGCAGGGCTTCGGCACCATCGGCCCGGACCACACCCCGCTGCTGGCGCTGCCCGGCAACCCGGTCTCCTCCTACGTCTCCTTCGAGCTGTTCGTGCGCCCCGCGATCCGCGCCCTCATGGGTCTGCCGGAGTCCGAGGTCCGGCGGCCGAGCGTACGGGCCGTGCTCAAGGCCGACACGGCACTGCGCTCCCCGGCCGGCCGCCGCCAGTTCCTGCGCGGCGCGTACGACCCCGAGACCGGCACGGTCAGTCCCGTCGGCGGATCGGGGTCCCACCTGATCGCCGCACTGGCGCACGCCGACTCGCTGATGGTCGTACCGGAGGACGTCACCTCGGTCGAGCCGGGAAGCGAGCTGGAAGTGGTCCTGCTCGGCTGA
- the galU gene encoding UTP--glucose-1-phosphate uridylyltransferase GalU, producing MTMLHPVIKKAVIPAAGLGTRFLPATKATPKEMLPVVDKPAIQYVVEEAVAAGLDDVLMITGRNKRALEDHFDRNYELESALIAKGDDDRLKKVQESSDLATMHYVRQGDPRGLGHAVLCAEPHVGREPFAVLLGDDLIDPRDPLLRQMADIHARTGGTVIALMEVDPASVHLYGCAAVEATDEADVVRITGLVEKPEPQDAPSNYAVIGRYVLNPAIFDILRETEPGRGGEIQLTDALQKLAADESVGGPVHGVVFRGRRYDTGDRGDYLRAIVRLACEREDLGPEFRTWLHRYVTEEM from the coding sequence ATGACTATGTTGCACCCCGTGATCAAGAAGGCCGTCATTCCGGCCGCTGGCCTCGGCACCCGCTTCCTTCCGGCGACCAAGGCGACCCCGAAGGAAATGCTCCCGGTTGTGGACAAGCCGGCCATCCAGTACGTGGTGGAGGAGGCCGTGGCGGCCGGACTCGACGACGTCCTCATGATCACTGGGCGTAACAAGCGTGCGCTGGAAGACCACTTCGACCGCAACTACGAACTGGAGTCCGCCCTCATCGCCAAGGGTGACGACGACCGGCTGAAGAAGGTCCAGGAGTCCAGCGACCTCGCGACCATGCACTACGTCCGCCAGGGCGACCCCCGGGGCCTGGGCCACGCCGTGCTGTGCGCCGAGCCGCACGTCGGCCGTGAGCCCTTCGCCGTCCTCCTCGGCGACGACCTCATCGACCCGCGCGACCCGCTGCTGCGTCAGATGGCCGACATCCACGCCCGCACCGGCGGCACCGTCATCGCCCTCATGGAGGTCGACCCGGCCAGCGTCCACCTCTACGGCTGCGCCGCCGTCGAGGCCACCGACGAGGCGGACGTGGTCCGCATCACCGGTCTCGTGGAGAAGCCGGAGCCCCAGGACGCCCCCAGCAACTACGCGGTCATCGGACGCTACGTCCTCAACCCCGCGATCTTCGACATACTGCGGGAGACCGAGCCGGGCCGCGGTGGGGAGATCCAGCTCACCGACGCCCTGCAGAAGCTGGCCGCCGACGAGAGCGTGGGCGGCCCGGTGCACGGCGTGGTCTTCCGGGGCCGTCGCTACGACACCGGGGACCGCGGCGACTACCTGCGGGCCATCGTCCGCCTCGCGTGCGAGCGTGAGGACCTGGGCCCCGAGTTCCGCACCTGGCTTCACCGTTACGTCACGGAGGAGATGTAG
- a CDS encoding 5-formyltetrahydrofolate cyclo-ligase, whose protein sequence is MAEKPPPASAKSELRRELLAARRSLSPDARAAAAAALAVTALELPELAGAQTVAAYVSVGGEPGTRELLDALRAAGKRVLLPLLLPDNDLDWAAYGGPGSLSEAAHPGKMRLLEPSGPALGPDAVTGADAVLLPGLAVDGRGMRLGRGGGSYDRVLQRLERAGAHPALVVLLYDDEVVARVPEEPHDHPVQAVATPSGVRRFSS, encoded by the coding sequence GTGGCAGAGAAACCTCCCCCGGCGTCCGCCAAGTCCGAGCTGCGCCGTGAACTCCTCGCGGCCCGTCGCTCCTTGTCCCCCGACGCCCGCGCGGCGGCGGCCGCCGCGCTCGCCGTCACCGCCCTCGAACTGCCCGAACTGGCCGGTGCGCAGACCGTCGCGGCGTACGTCTCGGTCGGCGGCGAGCCCGGCACCCGCGAACTCCTCGACGCCCTGCGGGCGGCCGGGAAGCGGGTGCTGCTCCCCCTGCTGCTGCCCGACAACGATCTCGACTGGGCGGCGTACGGGGGCCCCGGCAGCCTCTCGGAGGCCGCCCACCCGGGGAAGATGCGGCTGCTGGAGCCGTCCGGTCCCGCGCTCGGTCCGGACGCGGTGACGGGGGCCGACGCCGTACTGCTGCCCGGCCTCGCGGTGGACGGGCGCGGCATGCGGCTGGGCCGTGGCGGGGGGTCGTACGACCGGGTGCTCCAGCGGCTGGAGCGGGCCGGGGCCCACCCGGCGCTGGTGGTGCTCCTCTACGACGACGAGGTGGTCGCGCGGGTCCCGGAGGAACCGCACGACCACCCCGTCCAAGCGGTGGCCACCCCGTCGGGGGTGCGCCGCTTCAGCTCATGA
- a CDS encoding penicillin acylase family protein: MPANETAPPAKKKGRRARLIVLVLVLGLVAGLGYGAYWSVDGVRASFPQTTGSLDVPGLTGTVEVKRDANGIPQLYADNDGDLFRAQGFVHAQDRFWEMDVRRHMTSGRLSEMFGAGQVETDAFLRTLGWRQVAQEEYDTRLSAETKKNLQSYADGVNAYLKGKSGKDLSVEHAALRLSDGYAPEKWTPVDSVAWLKAMAWDLRGNMQDEIDRALMTGKLSQAQIAELYPPYPFDRNKPVVEGGKVDGGKYTPQGQTGNAGSGSGTGSGSGSAGGSGGAAASQASTAAGAGDPTGLAGNATAQGASVGLRTQLSALADTLEKVPAILGPNGSGIGSNSWVVSGKYTTTGKPLLANDPHLSPQLPSVWYQMGLHCRTVSAQCKYDVAGFTFSGMPGVVIGHNNDIAWGMTNLGADVTDLYLEQIKPEGYVYDNRVLPFGLREEVIKVAGGASKKITVRTTNNGPLVSDRSEELGTVGTRAPVDVSAPDRGDGYAIALRWTALDPGRTMDAVFKLNQAKNFDDFRKAAADFDVPSQNLIYADNKNNIGYQAPGRIPVRGQGDGRMPAPGWDSKYAWKGGRDGNAGYIPQSELPWDLNPSRGYVVTANQAVAEGGTGAGKYPHLLTTDWGYGARSQRINDLIEAKIKDGGKISTDDMRTMQMDNSSEIAALLTPMLSKIQISDPGVRAAQKLLDGWNYTQESDSAAAAYFNAVWRNILKLSFGDKMPKELRIEGSCMNVLGNGTGPADDLSKTVRECGTRDADSAQPDGGDRWFEVVRRLVKDEKSAWWSAPAKGLNKPATTTRDELFARAMADARWELTAKLGKDQSTWSWGRLHQLNLKNQTIGTEGPGFMQWLLNRGPWNVGGGEATVNATGWNASSGYGVTWVPSMRMVVNLSDLDKSRWINLTGASGHAYNSHYTDQTQMWAKGELLEWPFGKDAVEKATVDTLTLKPAAS, from the coding sequence ATGCCCGCCAACGAAACCGCTCCTCCCGCCAAGAAGAAGGGACGACGCGCCCGTCTGATCGTGCTCGTACTCGTCCTGGGTCTCGTCGCGGGCCTCGGCTACGGGGCGTACTGGAGCGTGGACGGCGTGCGCGCCTCCTTCCCCCAGACGACCGGCTCCCTCGACGTGCCCGGCCTGACCGGGACGGTCGAGGTCAAGCGCGACGCCAACGGCATTCCGCAGCTCTACGCGGACAACGACGGCGACCTCTTCCGCGCGCAGGGCTTCGTCCACGCGCAGGACCGCTTCTGGGAGATGGACGTACGCCGCCACATGACCTCGGGGCGGCTCTCGGAGATGTTCGGCGCCGGCCAGGTCGAGACCGACGCCTTCCTGCGCACGCTGGGCTGGCGCCAGGTCGCGCAGGAGGAGTACGACACCAGGCTCTCCGCCGAGACGAAGAAGAACCTGCAGTCCTACGCCGACGGGGTCAACGCCTACCTGAAGGGCAAGTCCGGCAAGGACCTCTCCGTCGAGCACGCCGCCCTGCGGCTCAGCGACGGCTACGCCCCCGAGAAGTGGACGCCGGTGGACTCGGTGGCCTGGCTCAAGGCGATGGCCTGGGACCTGCGCGGCAACATGCAGGACGAGATCGACCGCGCGCTGATGACGGGCAAGCTCTCGCAGGCGCAGATCGCCGAGCTCTACCCGCCCTACCCCTTCGACCGCAACAAGCCGGTCGTCGAGGGCGGCAAGGTCGACGGCGGGAAGTACACCCCCCAGGGCCAGACCGGAAACGCGGGCAGTGGCAGTGGCACCGGCTCGGGCTCCGGTTCCGCCGGCGGCTCGGGCGGCGCCGCCGCGTCCCAGGCCTCCACCGCCGCGGGCGCCGGCGACCCCACCGGCCTCGCCGGCAACGCCACCGCCCAGGGCGCGAGCGTGGGCCTGCGCACCCAGCTGAGCGCCCTCGCCGACACCCTGGAGAAGGTCCCCGCCATTCTCGGCCCCAACGGCAGCGGCATCGGCTCGAACTCCTGGGTCGTCTCGGGCAAGTACACGACCACCGGCAAGCCCCTGCTCGCCAACGACCCGCACCTGTCGCCGCAACTGCCCTCGGTCTGGTACCAGATGGGCCTGCACTGCCGCACCGTCTCGGCCCAGTGCAAGTACGACGTGGCCGGCTTCACCTTCTCCGGCATGCCCGGCGTCGTCATCGGCCACAACAACGACATCGCGTGGGGCATGACCAACCTCGGCGCCGACGTCACCGACCTCTACCTCGAACAGATCAAGCCCGAGGGCTACGTCTACGACAACCGCGTCCTCCCCTTCGGCCTGCGCGAAGAGGTCATCAAGGTCGCGGGCGGCGCCAGCAAGAAGATCACGGTCCGCACCACCAACAACGGCCCGCTCGTCTCCGACCGCAGCGAGGAGCTCGGCACGGTCGGCACCCGCGCCCCCGTGGACGTCTCCGCCCCCGACCGCGGCGACGGATACGCCATCGCCCTGCGCTGGACCGCGCTGGACCCCGGCAGGACCATGGACGCCGTCTTCAAGCTCAACCAGGCCAAGAACTTCGACGACTTCCGCAAGGCGGCCGCCGACTTCGACGTGCCCTCGCAGAACCTGATCTACGCCGACAACAAGAACAACATCGGCTACCAGGCCCCCGGCCGCATCCCGGTCCGCGGCCAGGGCGACGGCCGGATGCCCGCCCCGGGCTGGGACTCCAAGTACGCCTGGAAGGGCGGCCGGGACGGCAACGCCGGCTACATCCCGCAGAGCGAGCTGCCCTGGGACCTGAACCCCTCGCGCGGCTACGTCGTCACCGCCAACCAGGCCGTCGCCGAGGGCGGGACCGGCGCGGGCAAGTACCCGCACCTGCTGACCACCGACTGGGGATACGGCGCCCGCAGCCAGCGGATCAACGACCTCATCGAGGCGAAGATCAAGGACGGCGGGAAGATCTCGACCGACGACATGCGCACCATGCAGATGGACAACAGCAGCGAGATCGCCGCGCTGCTGACCCCGATGCTGTCGAAGATCCAGATCTCGGACCCGGGCGTGCGCGCCGCGCAGAAGCTGCTGGACGGCTGGAACTACACGCAGGAGTCCGACTCGGCGGCCGCGGCCTACTTCAACGCGGTCTGGCGCAACATCCTCAAGCTGTCCTTCGGCGACAAGATGCCCAAGGAGCTGCGGATCGAGGGCAGCTGCATGAACGTCCTCGGCAACGGCACCGGCCCGGCCGACGACCTGTCCAAGACGGTCCGCGAATGCGGCACCCGTGATGCGGACTCCGCGCAGCCCGACGGCGGCGACCGGTGGTTCGAGGTGGTCCGCCGCCTGGTCAAGGACGAGAAGTCGGCGTGGTGGAGCGCGCCCGCGAAGGGCCTGAACAAGCCGGCCACCACCACCCGCGACGAGCTGTTCGCGCGAGCCATGGCGGACGCCCGCTGGGAGCTGACCGCCAAGCTCGGCAAGGACCAGTCCACCTGGAGCTGGGGCCGGCTGCACCAGCTGAACCTGAAGAACCAGACGATCGGCACCGAGGGTCCCGGCTTCATGCAGTGGCTCCTCAACCGCGGCCCGTGGAACGTGGGCGGCGGCGAGGCGACCGTCAACGCCACCGGCTGGAACGCCTCCAGCGGCTACGGGGTCACCTGGGTGCCGTCGATGCGGATGGTCGTCAACCTCAGCGACCTGGACAAGTCCCGCTGGATCAACCTGACCGGCGCCTCGGGCCACGCGTACAACTCCCACTACACGGACCAGACGCAGATGTGGGCCAAGGGCGAGCTGCTGGAGTGGCCCTTCGGCAAGGACGCCGTCGAGAAGGCCACGGTCGACACCCTGACCCTCAAGCCGGCGGCCTCATGA
- a CDS encoding potassium/proton antiporter codes for MTCRTCRREDRSTGRIEEGRPLTVHTLNELLLVCSLVLLVAVAAVRLSSRSGLPSLLIYLGIGVAMGQDGIGNIGFDNAELTQVIGYAALVVILAEGGLGTKWKEIKPALPAAIMLSLVGVAISVGVTAAGAHYLVGLEWRQALLIGAVVSSTDAAAVFSVLRKVPLPSRITGVLEAESGFNDAPVVILVVAFSTVGPVDEWYVLLGTIALELAIGAAIGLAVGFVGAYGLRHVALPASGLYPIAVMAIAITAYAAGAMAHGSGFLAVYLASMILGNAKLPHWPATRGFADGLGWIAQIGMFVLLGLLVTPHELVRDFWPAVVIGLVLTMVARPLEVFVSLLPFRIPWQEQVLMSWAGLRGAVPIILATIPMVSGIEGSDRVFNIVFVLVVVYTLVQGPTLPGLARRLDLGQGMETASDLGIESAPLEKLRGHLLSFAIPAASRMHGVEVSELRLPPGASVTLVVREGKSFVPAPSTVLRRGDELLVVATDPVRDAAEARLRAVARGGKLAGWLGTGNGSAHR; via the coding sequence ATTACTTGCCGAACTTGCCGCCGGGAGGATCGATCCACCGGGCGCATTGAGGAGGGCCGCCCGCTGACTGTCCACACGCTCAATGAGCTCCTGCTGGTCTGCTCGCTCGTACTGCTCGTCGCGGTGGCCGCGGTGCGGCTCTCGTCCCGCAGCGGCCTGCCCAGCCTGCTCATCTACCTCGGCATCGGCGTCGCCATGGGCCAGGACGGGATCGGCAACATCGGCTTCGACAACGCCGAGCTGACCCAGGTCATCGGCTACGCCGCCCTCGTCGTGATCCTCGCCGAGGGTGGTCTGGGCACCAAGTGGAAAGAGATCAAGCCGGCCCTGCCGGCCGCGATCATGCTCTCACTGGTGGGCGTCGCGATCAGCGTGGGCGTGACGGCGGCGGGGGCGCACTACCTCGTCGGGCTGGAATGGCGCCAGGCGCTGCTGATCGGAGCGGTCGTCTCCTCGACGGACGCGGCGGCCGTCTTCTCCGTGCTGCGCAAGGTCCCGCTGCCCTCCCGGATCACGGGCGTCCTGGAAGCCGAGTCGGGCTTCAACGACGCACCCGTCGTCATTCTGGTGGTGGCCTTCTCCACGGTCGGCCCGGTCGACGAGTGGTACGTCCTGCTCGGCACGATCGCCCTGGAGCTGGCCATCGGCGCCGCGATCGGCCTGGCCGTGGGCTTCGTCGGCGCCTACGGCCTGCGGCACGTCGCACTGCCCGCCTCCGGCCTGTACCCGATCGCCGTGATGGCCATCGCGATCACGGCGTACGCGGCCGGCGCGATGGCGCACGGCTCCGGCTTCCTCGCGGTCTACCTGGCGTCGATGATCCTGGGCAACGCCAAGCTCCCGCACTGGCCCGCCACGCGCGGTTTCGCCGACGGGCTCGGCTGGATCGCCCAGATCGGCATGTTCGTGCTGCTGGGCCTGCTGGTCACCCCGCACGAGCTGGTCCGGGACTTCTGGCCCGCGGTGGTGATCGGCCTGGTGCTGACGATGGTGGCGCGGCCCCTGGAGGTCTTCGTCAGCCTGCTGCCCTTCCGGATCCCGTGGCAGGAGCAGGTCCTGATGTCGTGGGCGGGCCTGCGCGGCGCCGTGCCCATCATCCTGGCGACCATCCCGATGGTGTCCGGGATCGAGGGCAGCGACCGCGTCTTCAACATCGTCTTCGTGCTGGTCGTCGTCTACACCCTGGTGCAGGGGCCGACCCTGCCCGGGCTGGCGCGCAGGCTGGACCTCGGGCAGGGCATGGAGACCGCCTCCGACCTCGGCATCGAGTCGGCTCCGCTGGAGAAGCTGCGCGGGCACCTGCTGTCCTTCGCCATCCCGGCCGCCTCCCGGATGCACGGCGTCGAGGTGAGCGAGCTGCGGCTGCCGCCGGGGGCGTCGGTCACGCTGGTCGTCCGGGAGGGCAAGAGCTTCGTGCCGGCGCCGTCGACCGTGCTGCGGCGCGGTGACGAGCTGCTGGTGGTGGCCACGGACCCGGTCCGGGACGCGGCGGAGGCGCGGCTGCGGGCGGTGGCGCGGGGCGGCAAGCTGGCGGGCTGGCTGGGGACGGGCAACGGCTCCGCCCACCGTTAG
- a CDS encoding MFS transporter yields the protein MTSAVTSDKSARPGYGQLLRTPGALGFVLPGFAARLPFGMLTISILLLVQHTTGSYGSAGIVAAVTGISMALSAPLMGIFTDRYGQSAVLVPVVLAHAAAVTGLAALALADAHVWVLALAAVPAGASVPQVGPMVRARWAARLEGSPLLPTAAAFESVTDEFTFVVGPVLATALCTGVHPAAGLVTEATLTLLGGLLFAARRASQPTTHAPSATGEKRAFALSHPGLRVLIFAFLGIGAVFGGMQVSLAAFSNEIGNPGANGLLYGVFAAGNMIAGIAMGAVAWKIGPRRRLVLGYAGLTAAASVLWAANSVILLGALGLVVGLFIAPALITGYTMVEQLVPANARTEAFTWLTGSIAFGQAIAVILAGRLTDAHGASYGFLVPMAATALALATLLALRAKLAPKPAKAPSRIVNASASAPAPASAPGVAPGVSSAVAPGAEAAGPAAVRPAAAPSQAPRNRVNERGMGHRVPVTVD from the coding sequence GTGACATCCGCGGTCACGTCCGACAAGTCCGCCCGCCCCGGCTACGGGCAGCTCCTGCGCACGCCGGGCGCCCTCGGCTTCGTACTCCCCGGCTTCGCCGCCCGGCTCCCCTTCGGCATGCTGACCATCAGCATCCTGCTGCTGGTGCAGCACACCACCGGTTCCTACGGCAGCGCCGGCATCGTCGCCGCCGTCACCGGCATCTCGATGGCCCTCTCCGCCCCGCTGATGGGCATCTTCACCGACCGGTACGGCCAGAGCGCCGTGCTGGTGCCCGTGGTCCTCGCGCACGCCGCCGCCGTCACCGGCCTCGCCGCCCTGGCCCTGGCCGACGCGCACGTCTGGGTCCTGGCGCTGGCCGCGGTCCCGGCCGGCGCCTCGGTGCCGCAGGTCGGCCCGATGGTCCGCGCACGCTGGGCGGCCCGGCTTGAGGGCTCGCCGCTGCTGCCGACGGCCGCCGCCTTCGAGTCCGTCACCGACGAGTTCACCTTCGTCGTCGGCCCGGTCCTCGCGACCGCGCTGTGCACCGGCGTCCACCCGGCGGCCGGCCTGGTCACCGAGGCCACGCTGACCCTGCTCGGCGGCCTGCTCTTCGCGGCCCGGCGGGCCTCCCAGCCCACGACGCACGCCCCGTCGGCCACCGGCGAGAAGCGCGCCTTCGCTCTCTCCCACCCGGGGCTGCGCGTCCTGATTTTCGCCTTCCTCGGGATCGGCGCCGTCTTCGGCGGCATGCAGGTCTCGCTCGCCGCCTTCTCCAACGAGATCGGCAACCCCGGCGCCAACGGCCTGCTCTACGGCGTCTTCGCGGCCGGCAACATGATCGCGGGCATCGCCATGGGCGCCGTCGCGTGGAAGATCGGCCCGCGCCGCCGGCTGGTCCTGGGCTACGCCGGCCTCACCGCCGCCGCGTCCGTCCTGTGGGCGGCGAACTCGGTGATCCTGCTGGGCGCGCTCGGCCTGGTCGTCGGCCTGTTCATCGCCCCCGCCCTGATCACCGGCTACACGATGGTCGAGCAGCTGGTCCCCGCGAACGCCCGGACCGAGGCCTTCACCTGGCTGACCGGTTCGATCGCCTTCGGTCAGGCCATCGCGGTCATCCTGGCCGGCCGGCTGACCGACGCGCACGGGGCCTCGTACGGCTTCCTGGTGCCGATGGCGGCCACCGCGCTGGCGCTGGCGACGCTGCTGGCGCTGCGGGCGAAGCTGGCCCCGAAGCCCGCGAAGGCCCCGAGCCGGATCGTGAACGCGTCGGCGTCCGCGCCCGCGCCCGCTTCCGCGCCTGGTGTCGCGCCCGGTGTCTCGTCTGCTGTCGCGCCCGGTGCCGAGGCCGCCGGACCGGCCGCCGTGAGGCCGGCCGCCGCCCCCTCGCAGGCCCCCCGTAACCGGGTGAACGAGCGTGGGATGGGTCACCGCGTGCCGGTGACGGTGGACTGA
- a CDS encoding FmdB family zinc ribbon protein codes for MPTYQYQCTECGEGLEAVQKFTDDALTVCPNCDGRLKKVFSAVGIVFKGSGFYRNDSRGASSSSTPASKPAGSSSSSTSTAAAAPAASSSSTSSSTSSSSTSAA; via the coding sequence GTGCCGACCTACCAGTACCAGTGCACCGAGTGCGGTGAGGGCCTTGAGGCCGTGCAGAAGTTCACCGATGACGCGCTGACCGTGTGCCCGAACTGCGACGGACGCCTGAAGAAGGTGTTCTCCGCGGTCGGCATCGTCTTCAAGGGCTCCGGTTTCTACCGGAACGACAGCCGTGGCGCCTCGTCGAGCAGCACCCCCGCCTCGAAGCCCGCCGGCTCGTCGTCGTCCTCGACGTCGACCGCCGCCGCCGCTCCCGCCGCCTCGTCCTCCTCGACGTCGTCGAGCACGAGCAGCAGCTCCACGTCGGCCGCCTGA
- a CDS encoding S-methyl-5'-thioadenosine phosphorylase, with amino-acid sequence MVNAEIGVIGGSGFYSFLEDVSEIQVETPYGPPSDSLYVGELGGRSVAFLPRHGRSHTVPPHKINYRANLWALRSVGVRQVLGPCAVGGLRAEYGPGTLLVPDQLVDRTKSRAQTFFDGEALPDGSMPNVVHTTFADPYCPVGRSVAVAAARGRGWEPVDGGTMVVVEGPRFSTRAESRWHAAAGWSVVGMTGHPEAVLARELGLCYTSMALVTDLDAGAETGEGVSHTEVLKVFGENVGRLREVLFDAVAALPPTQSRDCLCTHAHDGWDLGIELP; translated from the coding sequence ATGGTGAACGCAGAGATCGGTGTCATCGGCGGCTCGGGCTTCTACTCCTTCCTGGAGGACGTCTCCGAGATCCAGGTGGAGACCCCGTACGGGCCTCCGAGCGACTCCCTGTACGTGGGTGAGCTGGGCGGCCGCTCGGTGGCCTTCCTGCCCCGGCACGGGCGCAGCCACACGGTCCCTCCACACAAGATCAACTACCGGGCGAACCTCTGGGCCCTGCGCTCGGTCGGTGTCCGCCAGGTGCTGGGCCCGTGCGCGGTCGGCGGCCTGCGAGCCGAGTACGGGCCGGGCACGCTGCTCGTTCCCGACCAGCTGGTCGACCGTACGAAGTCCCGCGCGCAGACCTTCTTCGACGGGGAGGCGCTGCCGGACGGTTCCATGCCGAACGTCGTGCACACCACCTTCGCCGACCCCTACTGCCCGGTGGGCCGGTCCGTGGCGGTGGCCGCGGCGCGCGGGCGGGGCTGGGAGCCGGTCGACGGCGGCACGATGGTCGTCGTCGAGGGGCCCCGCTTCTCGACCCGGGCGGAGTCGCGGTGGCACGCGGCGGCGGGCTGGTCGGTGGTCGGCATGACGGGGCACCCGGAGGCGGTCCTCGCCCGTGAGCTGGGGCTCTGCTACACCTCGATGGCGCTGGTCACGGACCTGGACGCGGGGGCCGAGACCGGGGAGGGCGTCTCCCACACGGAGGTGCTGAAGGTGTTCGGCGAGAACGTCGGCCGCCTTCGCGAAGTCCTTTTCGACGCGGTGGCGGCGCTGCCGCCCACGCAGTCCCGCGACTGCCTGTGCACGCACGCGCACGACGGCTGGGACCTGGGCATCGAGCTTCCGTAG